One Ricinus communis isolate WT05 ecotype wild-type chromosome 1, ASM1957865v1, whole genome shotgun sequence DNA window includes the following coding sequences:
- the LOC8287152 gene encoding zinc finger protein GAI-ASSOCIATED FACTOR 1: MSNITGGEGSFSSGNTGEEVQQLQEKQQQLQNHFHGSNLSGPNSGATNSNGSTSQQTAVKKKRNLPGTPDPNADVIALSPTTLMATNRFVCEICNKGFQRDQNLQLHRRGHNLPWKLRQRTTTEVKKRVYICPEPTCVHHNPARALGDLTGIKKHFSRKHGEKKWKCDKCSKKYAVQSDWKAHQKTCGTREYKCDCGTIFSRRDSFITHRAFCDALAEENNKVNQGLTGSHLQNQMPELMSSMPLTTNTNTSIGISDFNSFDPKNPLKSLPQELVPMPFKSMNMAGGMFSSSSGTLFGGPRSIASTSSSLQLSSNSSSGYNYLQDGKNGCQISSSAQMSATALLQKAAQMGATASNSINSPMMQKSFASSMACPDQIIPIRPQLPRPPSFGGVQQHNNTTSYDHFPSSQLLDQTHLVGINGGGYNQPNGTLQKGQQEMSQFFDPTSSSGMSDMGMLSTMFMGTDQNPGFMKNIEHSNNDHQDSGNTTSLIHGRAHSMERTASGPSRLVGHNGESSDMMTRDFMGIGGSRPANLHEQQQQQQQRMEMGAMSQQRMPMMSHFQQQLSLGESAMEKPIWEV; this comes from the exons ATGTCAAATATCACAGGTGGGGAGGGAAGCTTCTCTTCTGGAAATACTGGAGAAGAAGTGCAGCAACTTCAAGAAAAGCAGCAGCAGCTACAAAATCACTTCCATGGCTCCAACTTATCAGGACCTAATTCTGGTGCTACTAACAGCAATGGCTCTACCTCTCAACAGACTGCAgtcaagaagaaaagaaatctgcCAGGAACTCCAG ATCCTAATGCGGATGTTATTGCTTTATCGCCAACAACTCTTATGGCAACCAACCGGTTTGTATGTGAAATATGCAACAAAGGGTTTCAAAGGGATCAAAATCTACAACTGCATAGAAGAGGCCATAACCTTCCATGGAAGCTAAGGCAAAGAACTACAACTGAAGTAAAGAAACGAGTCTATATATGCCCTGAACCAACATGTGTTCACCACAACCCGGCTCGTGCATTGGGAGACCTAACAGGCATTAAAAAGCATTTTAGCAGAAAACATGGTGAGAAGAAATGGAAATGTGATAAGTGCTCCAAGAAATATGCAGTTCAATCTGATTGGAAAGCTCATCAAAAGACCTGCGGTACAAGGGAATACAAATGTGATTGTGGAACCATCTTTTCCAG AAGAGATAGCTTCATTACCCATAGAGCTTTTTGTGACGCATTGGcagaagaaaacaacaaagTAAACCAAGGACTAACGGGATCACACTTGCAAAACCAAATGCCTGAGCTCATGTCCTCTATGCCATTAACCACCAATACAAACACTTCTATTGGAATATCAGATTTTAATAGCTTTGACCCCAAAAATCCACTGAAATCCCTTCCTCAAGAGCTCGTACCTATGCCATTTAAGTCCATGAACATGGCAGGAGGCATGTTTTCAAGTAGTTCAGGCACTCTCTTTGGCGGTCCGAGAAGTATTGCCTCAACTTCTTCTAGCTTACAACTCAGTTCCAATAGCTCGTCTGGGTACAATTATCTACAAGATGGGAAAAATGGTTGCCAAATTTCAAGCTCAGCTCAAATGTCAGCAACAGCCTTACTGCAAAAAGCAGCGCAAATGGGTGCAACTGCTAGTAACAGTATTAACTCCCCTATGATGCAAAAGAGCTTTGCGAGTAGCATGGCATGTCCAGATCAGATCATTCCCATAAGACCACAACTACCGCGACCTCCATCTTTCGGTGGCGTTCAGCAGCATAATAACACCACCTCATATGATCACTTTCCATCGTCACAGCTGCTTGATCAAACACACTTGGTGGGAATCAATGGTGGAGGATACAACCAACCCAACGGTACCTTACAAAAAGGCCAACAAGAAATGTCACAATTCTTTGATCCTACAAGTAGCTCAGGCATGAGCGATATGGGAATGCTCAGTACTATGTTCATGGGCACTGATCAAAATCCAGGGTTCATGAAAAACATAGAACATAGTAATAATGATCATCAAGATAGTGGTAATACTACTAGCTTGATACATGGAAGGGCTCATTCAATGGAGCGGACCGCGAGTGGACCATCAAGACTTGTGGGGCATAATGGTGAAAGCAGTGACATGATGACTCGTGACTTTATGGGGATTGGAGGGTCAAGACCAGCAAATTTGCATGaacaacagcagcagcagcagcagcgaATGGAAATGGGAGCAATGAGCCAGCAGAGAATGCCAATGATGAGTCATTTTCAGCAACAGCTCTCACTTGGGGAATCTGCCATGGAGAAGCCCATATGGGAAgtttga